GGGCGCGGCATTCGCCGCGGCGGCCAGGGCCACGGGCGGCAGCAGGTCGTCGGGCACGGTGGCGCCCACCAGCAGCGCGAGCGCGTTGCGGTCGCGCGCGACCTGGGCGGTGTAGGTGGCGACGTCGGCGCGCGCGGTGTCCACCGTGGTCTGCGTCTGCGCCAGGGTCAGGCCCGAAGTGGCACCCAGCGCATGGCTGCGCTGCGTGAGGTCCAGCGACTGCTGGCGCGTGCGCAGCGTGTCGCGCGCCAGTTGCAGGCGGCGGCCGTCGGCATCGAGGGTGAGCCAGGCGTTCACCGCCTCGGCCACCAGGCTCAGCTGCACACTGCGGCGGTTTTCGGCGGCGCGGAAGAACTCCTGGAGCGCAGCGTCGTTCAGGTTGCGCACGCGGCCGAAGAAGTCGATCTCGTAGCTGGCAAAGCCGAGCTGCGCGCTGTATTGGCCGGTGATGTTGGAGCGGCCCGCGGTGGTCAGGTCGTCGGCCGTGCGGCTGCGGCTGCCCGCGCCCGTGGCGTTCACGCCGGGGAACAGGTCGGCGCGCGAGACGCCGTACTGCGCCCGTGCCCGCTCGATGGCCAGCACGGCCACGCGCAGGTCGCGGTTGTTGGCCACGGCCATCTCGGCCAGGGCGCGCAGGCGGGGCTCCTGCAAGAATTCGGCCCATTCCAGGGGGCGGTCCAGCGGATCGGCCGGGACCGCCGTGGCGGACCCGTCCCCCAGGGGGGCGGGAGCGGTCACGGTCACCGGCACGGAGCCCGTGCCCAGGGCCGCCGGCACGGGCAGCGCGGGCGCCTGGTAAGGCGGCGCCAGGTTGGTGCAGCCGGGCAGCGCGGCCAGCGCCACGGTGGCGGCCACCGCCCAGGCCAGCGGGCGGAGGGCGGGGTGGGCGAGGGCTTGGCGCGGCGTCATGCGGGGGCTCCGGTGGGATGGCCGCCGGCCTTGGCGGCCCGGTCGGCGAAGAAGCCGCGGATGAGAACGAAGAACACGGGCACGAAGAAGATGCCCAGCACGGTGGCGGAGATCATGCCGCCCAGCACCGCGGTGCCGATGGCCTGCCGCCCGCCCGCGCCGGCGCCCGTGCCGATGGCCAGCGGCAGCACGCCGAAGCCGAAGGCCAGCGAGGTCATGAGGATCGGGCGCAGCCGCAGGCGCACGGCCTCCAGCGTGGCGTCGATCACGCTCTTGCCCTGGGCCTGCAGCTGGGTGGCGAACTCCACGATCAGGATGGCGTTCTTGGACGACAGCCCCACGGTGGTGAGCAGCCCGACCTGGAAATACACGTCGTTGGACAGCCCGCGGATGCCGATGCCCAGCAGCGCGCCCACGATGCCGAGCGGCACCACCAGGATCACCGAGAACGGCACCGACCAGCTTTCGTACAGCGCCGCCAGGCACAGGAACACGAACAGGATGGAGACGGCATACAGCAGCGGCGCCTGCGAGCCCGACAGCCGTTCCTGGTAGGAGGCGCCCGTCCATTCGTAGCCGATGCCGGGCGGCATCTCCTTCATGATGGTTTCCACCGCGTCCATGGCCGCGCCGGAGCTGACCCCCGTGGCCGCGTCGCCCACGAATTCGTAGCTGGGGCTGCCGTTGTAGCGCTGCAGCTGGGGCGAGCCGTAGGTCCAGCTGGTGCTGGAGAACGCCGAGAACGGCACCATGAGGCCCTGGCTGTTGCGCACCGTCCAGGGCGCGATGTCCTGGGGCAGCATGCGGTAGGGCGCATCGCCCTGCATGTACACGCGCTTGACCCGGCCCTTGTTCAGGAAGTCGTTCACGTAGGTGCCGCCGATGGCGCTGCCCAGCGTGTTGTTGACGTCGGTGGTGGCCAGGCCCAGGGCGCCGGCCTTGGCGTCGTCGATGGCCACGCCCAGCTGCGGCGTATCGTCCAGGTTGTTGCTGCGGGTGTTGGACAGTTCGGGCCGCTGGCCGGCCAGCTGCAGCACCTTGTCGCGCGCGGCCACGAGCGCGTCGTGGCCCAGCCCGTTCAGGTCCTTGAGCTGGAAGTTGAAGCCCGCATTGGCGCCCAGGCCGCGCACGGCCGGCGGCAGCACAACGAAGATGCGCGCGTCGCGGATCTTGGACAGATCGCGCGTGGCCTTGCGGGCGATGGCGTCGGCGCTTTGCGAGGCCAGGGGGCGCTCGCTCCAGTCTTTCAGGCGCACGAAGCCGCGCGCCGAGCTCTGGTCGCCGTTGGAGCCGGTGATGGAGTTGAAGCTCACCACGTCGGGCTGCGCGGCGAAGTACTTCTGCACCTCGGCCATCACCACCTGCAGGCGGGTGTTGGAGGCGCCCGGGGGCAGGGTGATCTGCACCTGCACGGCGCCCTGGTCCTCGTTGGGCAGGAACGAGGTGGGCAGGCGCATGAACAGCACGGCCATGCCGCCCACGATGAGCGCATAGACCAGCATCATCCGCCCGCCGCGGCGCACGATGCGACCCACGCCGCGCTGGTAGCCGTCGGCGGTGCGGTCGAAGCGGCGGTTGAAACCGGTGAAGAAGCGATCCACCCAGCCCAGCACGCCCCGCCGCGGCGCGCCGTGCGGGCTGTGCTGGCCCTGGGGGATGGGCTTGAGCAGCGTGGCGCACAGCGCCGGCGTGAGCGTGAGCGCCACCAGCACCGACAGCACCATGGCCGAGACGATGGTGATGGAGAACTGCCGGTAGATCACCCCGGTGGAGCCGCCGAAGAACGCCATGGGGATGAACACCGCCGACAGCGTGAGCGCGATGCCCACCAGCGCGGGCGTGATCTCGGCCATGGACTTGCGCGTGGCCTCCTTCGGGGGCAGGCCCTCCTCGCTCATCACGCGCTCGACGTTCTCCACCACCACGATGGCGTCGTCCACCAGCAGGCCGATGGCCAGGACCATGCCGAACATGGTCAGCGTGTTGATCGAGTAGCCCGCCACCGACAGCACGCCGAAGGTACCCAGCAGCACCACGGGCACCGCGATCGCCGGGATCAGCGTGGCGCGGAAGTTCTGCAGGAAGATGTACATCACCAGCACCACGAGCAGCATGGCCTCGACCAGCGCATTGACCACCTCTTCGATGGAGGCGCTCACGAAGGGCGTGGTGTCGTAGCTGGTGAAGGGCTTGAGCTGGTACGGAAAGAACGGCTGCAGCTCGGCGATCTTGGCGTTCACCGCGTTGGCCACCGCCATGGCGTTGGCGCTGTCGGCCAGCACCACGCCCATGCCGGCGCCGGGCTGGCCGTTCAGGCGCGAGGTGATGGTGAGGTTCTCGGCGCCCAGTTCGATGCGGGCCACGTCTTTCAGGCGCACGATGGCGCCGTCCACCGTGGACTTGAGAACGATGTTCTCGAACTCTTCCCGCGACTGCAGCTTGCTGCGCGCGGTGATGGTGGCGTTGAGCTGCTGCTCGCCCACGGCGGGCAGGGCGCCCAGCTGGCCGGCGGAGACCTGGGCGTTCTGGGCGTTGATGGCGTTGCCGATGTCGGACGGCATGAGCGCGTACTTCTCGAGCTTGGCCGGGTCCATCCACACGCGCATGGCGTAGGGCGTGCCCAGCGTGGCCACGTCGCCCACGCCGTCGATGCGGCTGATGACGTCCACCAGGTTGCTGGAGATGTAGTCGCCGATGTCCACCTGCGTCACGCTCGGGTCGGGCGAGGTGAAGGTGACGATCATCAGGTAGTCGTTGCCGCCCTTGGTGACGGTGACGCCCCGGCTCTGCACCGCGGGCGGCAGGCGCGACATGGCCTGCTGCAGCTTGTTTTGCACCTGCACCTGCGCCACGTCGATGTTGGTGCCGGCATTGAAGGTGAGCGTGGTGCGCGAGCCGCCCGAGGCATCGCTGGTCGAGCCCATGTAGATCAGGTTGTCGAGGCCCTTGAGCTGCTGCTCGATCACCTGTGTGACCGATTCCTCCACCGTCTTGGCCGAGGCGCCGGTGTAGGTGGCGCTGATGGACACGCGCGGCGGCGCGATGTTGGGGTACTGCTCCAGCGGCAATGTCTTGATGGACATGGCCCCCGCCAGCATGATGACGATGGCGATGACCCACGCGAAGATGGGCCGGTTGATGAAGAACTGTGCCATGGCGGGCGGTCCTTCAGCGGGCGGCCGGGGCCGCAGCGCTGGAAGCCGTGGGTGCCGCCGCCGATGCGGCCGGTGCCGCAGAGGACGCGCCGCCTGCCGGGGCTGCCGCCGCCTTGGCCGCCACCTCCACCGGCTTGACCGTGTCGCCCACCTTCACGCGCTGCAGCCCGTCCACCACCACGCGGTCGCCGGCGGCCAGGCCGCCCACGGCCTGCCAGCGGTTGCCCACGGCGGCCTCGACCTGGATCTTGCGGCGCTCGACCTTGTTCTCGGCATTGACCAGCAGCACGCTGGCGTTGCCGGCGGTGTCGCGCGTCACGCCCTGCTGGGGCACGAGCAGGGCCTGCTCGTTCACGCCCGTCTCCAGCACTGCGCGCACGTACATGCCCGGCATCAGCAGGCCGTCCGGGTTGGGGAACACCGCGCGCAGGGTGACCGCGCCGGTGGCGGGGTTCACCGTCACGCCGCTGAACTGCAGCCGGCCGGCCTGGGCGTAGGTGCTGCCGTCCTCCAGCTTGAGCGCCACGCGCGCCTGGCCTTCGCCCGCGCGCTGGAAGCGGCCCTTGGCCAGGTCGGTCTTCAGGCGCAGCACGTCGGTGCTGGACTGGGTCACGTCCACGTAGAGCGGGTCGATCTGCGAGATGGTGGTGAGCGCCGTGGTCTGGTTGGCGGTGACCAGCGCGCCCGGCGTCACCGCCGAGGTGGTGGTGCGGCCCGAGATGGGCGCCTTGATGCGGGTATAGCCCAGGTTGATGCGGGCGTTCTCGACCGCCGCGCGGTTCACGGCCAGGTCCGAGCGGGCCTGCACCAGCACCGCCTGGCTGTCGTCATACACCTGCCGGCTGATCGCATCGATCTTGACCAGTTCGGCATTGCGACGCGCGTTGGTCTCCGCCGTGCCTACGGTGGCCTGGGCCTTGCCCAGCGACGCTTCGGCGCTCGCCAGCGCCACCTCGAAGGGCGAGGCGTCCAGCTGGTACAGCACCTGGCCGGCCTTCACGTCCGCCCCTTCGGTGAAGAGCCGCTTTTGCACGATGCCGCCCACCTGCGGCCGGATCTCGGCGACCAGGAAGGCGCTGGTGCGCCCGGGCAGCTCGGTGGTGATCGACTGCCGCTCGGGCTGGATCGTGACCACACCGGCTTCCACCGGGGCGCGCGGCGCGGGCTGCTTGGCCGCCTTGTCCGAACACCCGGCCACCACGAAGGCGGCCGCCAACACGGCAGCGCCGGCCCGGCGCAGGGCATCGGGAACAGCGGTCATGCAGGAAGAAGTCAAGGAGGAGGGCCGTGGGGCCATGGCAGCGGGCGTGGAGGGCAGCGAGCGTGTGGCGGGGCGTGGGCAATTCATGGACAGGGCACGGCTTTCGTTGTGGCGAGCATTCTGACGGTCAATTGAAAAGATCGTGTGAAGCTGTAGCAGGCTGGAAAGCCCTCCGGCGGGCCTCGTGTCCGGACCTTGCAACCTTCATGCCGCCTGCGGGCCGCGCGCGCCCCTCGCAGGCGGTGGCGGGCCCCTCGGGCGCTGGCCCCGGGAGTGTGTGGCCGCGCTGGCGGGCCGCCGGCCGGCCGGGCCGTCGATCCGAAGGGTTTCTGCGGGGCGGAACGGCGTTTCGAGGGCCAAATCGCCCGCATGCCGGTGTTTTCATTGCCTTGATAGCTATTAGATTAATAGCAAATGGGTGGTCGGGAAACGACGGTCCGCGTTCGCGGCGTCCCCGGGCTCTTGACTCAGATCAAGCCCCGGCCGAAAGGTTTCCACAAGCCGGGATGTGCCACCTACCATCGGCCGCACTGCATCCCCGCAGGGGCCCGCGGCGCCGTGCCGCACCGTCCGTACGAGACAAAAGCTTCTTCCCCAGAAAGGCTTCCCATGCGAAGAAATCTTCCGGTCAGCACGCAGGAATACCCGTTTCCTTCCGGCGAAACCCTGGTGTCCACCACCGACCTCAAAGGGCGCATCCTGTACTGCAACCCGATGTTCATCGAGGTGAGCGGCTACGAGCGCGAGGCCCTGCTGGGCCAGCCCCACAACCTGATCCGCCACCCCGACATGCCCGAGGAGGCGTTCCGCGACATGTGGGACACCATCGGCCAGGGCCGGCCCTGGTCGGCCGCGGTGAAGAACCGGCGCAAGAACGGCGACTTCTACTGGGTGATGGCCAACGTCACCCCGCTGATGGAAGGCGACCGCCCCGTGGGCTACCTGTCGGTGCGCACCGAGGCCACCCGCGAGCAGGTGCAGGCCGCCGACGCGCTGTATGCCCGCATGCGCACCGAGGCCGAGGCCGGCCGCCCGGTGCACGTGCTGCGCGCGGGCCGGCTGGCACGCCTGACCGCCCTGGGCCGCGTCGCGGAGTGGACCCGCATCGGCGTGGGTGGCCAGGTGGCCATGGCGTTTTTGGCCGTGCTGTTGGCCGCCTTCCTGGCGGGGCTCGTGGATGAAGCGCAGGGCCTCTTCTCGGCCGCCGCCTGGGCTGCCGTGGCCGGCGTGGCGATGGTCGCCTTCGCCCAGGTGCGCCGCGTGGCCGTGCTGCCGCTGTCGGACATGGTGCGCGCCGCCAACCGCATGGCGGCCGGCGACCTGACCGAGCGCATGCGCGTGACCCGCTCCGACGGCGTGGGCGACCTGCAGAAGGCGCTGAGCCAGCTCAACGTGAACCTGCAGTCCATCGTGCGCGATGCGCTGCAGGAGACCGAGAAGATGCGCGTGTCCAGCCGCGCCATCGCCCAGGGCAACCAGGAGCTGTCCGGCCGCACCGAGACGCAGGCCAGCAACCTGCAGGAGACGGCCGCCTCGATGGAGGAGATCACCGGCACCGTGCAGCAGACGGCCGAATCGGCCCGCCAGGCGGCCGACCTGGCGCGGCAGGCCACGGGCGTGGCCGAGCGCACCAGCGGCGCGGTGGACGGCGTGGCCGCCACCATGCAGCAGATCCAGGCTGCCTCGGGCCGCATCGGCGAGATCACGCAGCTCATCGACTCCATCGCCTTCCAGACCAACATCCTCGCGCTGAACGCGGCGGTGGAGGCGGCGCGGGCGGGCGAGCAGGGCCGGGGCTTCGCGGTGGTGGCCGGCGAGGTGCGCAGCCTCTCGCAGCGCACGCTGACCGCCGCGCGCGAGATCCGCCAGCTCATCGACCAGTCGGCCGAGAAGGTGGGCGAGGGCCGCCAGCGCACCGAGAGCGCGCAAAAGACCATGCAGGAGTCGCTGGACCTGGTGCGCCGCGTGGGCGCCCTCATCGGTCAGATCCACAGCGCGGCCAACGAGCAGCAGGCCGGCATCTCGCAGGTGAACAGCGCGGTCTCCCACCTGGACGGCATCACCCAGCAGAACGCGGCGCTGGTGGAGGAGAACGCCGCCCTGGCGCTGGAGCTGCAGTCCCAGGCGCAGACCGTGTCGGACGCGGTGCAGGTGTTCCGTGTGCACGGCGGCCCGCGCGGCGCCGTGGCGTCCGATGCCGTGGCCCTGCGCAAGGCGGCGCGCCCCGGCCCATCGCTGATCGCCGCGCGGGGGGCTTAAAGCCAAAGGCGGCGGCCATGGGCGCGCCCGGCCGGATAGCATGGGGCCCGGGGCCGATGTCCGGCCGCTACGCCCACGGCAACGCCACGCGCTGCCACCCGCACCGAATGTTGATGAAGGAGCCGCCCATGAACCCGTCCACCCCCTCCCTGTCCGATGAACTGATGGCCCAGTTGCAAGGGGCCCCGCTCCAGCAGCTGTCCAGCCAACTGGGCACCGACGCCACGCAGACCCGTTCCGCGGTGGCGACCGCACTGCCCCTGCTGCTGGGCGCGCTGGGCCGCAACGCCGCGCAGCCACAGGGCGCGGAGGCCCTGCTGGGTGCCCTGCAGCGCGACCACCAGCCGGCCGCCGGCGGCGCGGGCGGGCTGGACCTGGGCGGGCTCCTGGGGTCGCTGCTCGGCGGCGGCGGTGCCGCCAGCGGGCAGGGCGCCGACATCCTGGGCCACGTGTTCGGCAGCCAGCGCCCGCAGGCCGAGGCCGGGCTGGGCCAGGCCACGGGCCTGGGCGCCAACGCGGGGCAACTGCTGCAGTTGCTCGCGCCCATCGTGATGTCGTTCCTGGCGCAGCGCGTGCAGGCCGGTGGGCTGGATGCTGGCAGCCTGGGCCGCACCCTCGGCCACGAGCGCGACCGCGCCCAGCAGTCGGGTGGCCTGGGCGGCCTGGGTGGAGGCGCGCTGGGCAGCCTGCTCGATCAGGACGGCGACGGCCAGGTCGGCCTGTCGGACCTGGTCAAGCTCGGCGGCGGCCTGTTCGGCGGGCGACGCTGAGCTGAAAACGCAAGCGCGGTGCTAGTGTCCTGTCCCGTTAATTCGCAGGCACGATAGCTGCATGGTTTCGGGCCATCCTTGAGGTGCCGCCATGCCCAATGCAACGACCCGAACAGAAATTGCGCTTAGTGAAGTGGAGCGCGCGGAACTGACGTCCATGGCGCGATCACGTTCGCTGCCAGCGGCGTTGTCGCTCAGGGCGCGCATCGTGCTGACTTGCGAAGGCACAGATAAAGCCAGCACCGCGGTTGCGCAGGCTCTGGGGATCAGTCGTAGCACTGTCACCAAGTGGCGCGGGCGCTATGCGCGCCATCGCATTGCAGGGCTTTACGACGAGTTGCGCCCGGGTCGCCCCCGCACGGTAGATGACGAGCGTGTTGCTGAGTTGATTACCAAGACGTTGCACACCAAGCCTGCTGATGGGGGTACCCACTGGAGCACCCGCACGCTGGCCGCCGATACGGGCATCAGCAAGAGCACGGTGGCGCGCTATCTGCAGACCTTCAACCTCAAGCCGCACCGGGCCGACAGCTTCAAGCTGTCGACCGATCCGCTGTT
This region of Acidovorax sp. GBBC 1281 genomic DNA includes:
- a CDS encoding methyl-accepting chemotaxis protein; protein product: MRRNLPVSTQEYPFPSGETLVSTTDLKGRILYCNPMFIEVSGYEREALLGQPHNLIRHPDMPEEAFRDMWDTIGQGRPWSAAVKNRRKNGDFYWVMANVTPLMEGDRPVGYLSVRTEATREQVQAADALYARMRTEAEAGRPVHVLRAGRLARLTALGRVAEWTRIGVGGQVAMAFLAVLLAAFLAGLVDEAQGLFSAAAWAAVAGVAMVAFAQVRRVAVLPLSDMVRAANRMAAGDLTERMRVTRSDGVGDLQKALSQLNVNLQSIVRDALQETEKMRVSSRAIAQGNQELSGRTETQASNLQETAASMEEITGTVQQTAESARQAADLARQATGVAERTSGAVDGVAATMQQIQAASGRIGEITQLIDSIAFQTNILALNAAVEAARAGEQGRGFAVVAGEVRSLSQRTLTAAREIRQLIDQSAEKVGEGRQRTESAQKTMQESLDLVRRVGALIGQIHSAANEQQAGISQVNSAVSHLDGITQQNAALVEENAALALELQSQAQTVSDAVQVFRVHGGPRGAVASDAVALRKAARPGPSLIAARGA
- a CDS encoding DUF937 domain-containing protein, with the translated sequence MNPSTPSLSDELMAQLQGAPLQQLSSQLGTDATQTRSAVATALPLLLGALGRNAAQPQGAEALLGALQRDHQPAAGGAGGLDLGGLLGSLLGGGGAASGQGADILGHVFGSQRPQAEAGLGQATGLGANAGQLLQLLAPIVMSFLAQRVQAGGLDAGSLGRTLGHERDRAQQSGGLGGLGGGALGSLLDQDGDGQVGLSDLVKLGGGLFGGRR
- a CDS encoding efflux transporter outer membrane subunit: MTPRQALAHPALRPLAWAVAATVALAALPGCTNLAPPYQAPALPVPAALGTGSVPVTVTAPAPLGDGSATAVPADPLDRPLEWAEFLQEPRLRALAEMAVANNRDLRVAVLAIERARAQYGVSRADLFPGVNATGAGSRSRTADDLTTAGRSNITGQYSAQLGFASYEIDFFGRVRNLNDAALQEFFRAAENRRSVQLSLVAEAVNAWLTLDADGRRLQLARDTLRTRQQSLDLTQRSHALGATSGLTLAQTQTTVDTARADVATYTAQVARDRNALALLVGATVPDDLLPPVALAAAANAAPATVPPAKATATADGTSRSSAPRNTSTAIVPATPAAALLAVPADLPSGVLLRRPDVRAAERTLQGSYASIGAARAAFFPSITLTGSIGTASNALSGLFDGGNGTWSFAPQIRLPIFDAGRNNANLRVAEVTRDTALAQYEKSIQTAFREVSDALADRATLDERLAAQRSLLDATQRALDLSDARYRLGADSFLTVLDAQRSLYAAQQTQITLLLAEQTNRVTLYKVLGGGWAANGAGVADDPLR
- a CDS encoding efflux RND transporter permease subunit, whose amino-acid sequence is MAQFFINRPIFAWVIAIVIMLAGAMSIKTLPLEQYPNIAPPRVSISATYTGASAKTVEESVTQVIEQQLKGLDNLIYMGSTSDASGGSRTTLTFNAGTNIDVAQVQVQNKLQQAMSRLPPAVQSRGVTVTKGGNDYLMIVTFTSPDPSVTQVDIGDYISSNLVDVISRIDGVGDVATLGTPYAMRVWMDPAKLEKYALMPSDIGNAINAQNAQVSAGQLGALPAVGEQQLNATITARSKLQSREEFENIVLKSTVDGAIVRLKDVARIELGAENLTITSRLNGQPGAGMGVVLADSANAMAVANAVNAKIAELQPFFPYQLKPFTSYDTTPFVSASIEEVVNALVEAMLLVVLVMYIFLQNFRATLIPAIAVPVVLLGTFGVLSVAGYSINTLTMFGMVLAIGLLVDDAIVVVENVERVMSEEGLPPKEATRKSMAEITPALVGIALTLSAVFIPMAFFGGSTGVIYRQFSITIVSAMVLSVLVALTLTPALCATLLKPIPQGQHSPHGAPRRGVLGWVDRFFTGFNRRFDRTADGYQRGVGRIVRRGGRMMLVYALIVGGMAVLFMRLPTSFLPNEDQGAVQVQITLPPGASNTRLQVVMAEVQKYFAAQPDVVSFNSITGSNGDQSSARGFVRLKDWSERPLASQSADAIARKATRDLSKIRDARIFVVLPPAVRGLGANAGFNFQLKDLNGLGHDALVAARDKVLQLAGQRPELSNTRSNNLDDTPQLGVAIDDAKAGALGLATTDVNNTLGSAIGGTYVNDFLNKGRVKRVYMQGDAPYRMLPQDIAPWTVRNSQGLMVPFSAFSSTSWTYGSPQLQRYNGSPSYEFVGDAATGVSSGAAMDAVETIMKEMPPGIGYEWTGASYQERLSGSQAPLLYAVSILFVFLCLAALYESWSVPFSVILVVPLGIVGALLGIGIRGLSNDVYFQVGLLTTVGLSSKNAILIVEFATQLQAQGKSVIDATLEAVRLRLRPILMTSLAFGFGVLPLAIGTGAGAGGRQAIGTAVLGGMISATVLGIFFVPVFFVLIRGFFADRAAKAGGHPTGAPA
- a CDS encoding efflux RND transporter periplasmic adaptor subunit, with the protein product MTAVPDALRRAGAAVLAAAFVVAGCSDKAAKQPAPRAPVEAGVVTIQPERQSITTELPGRTSAFLVAEIRPQVGGIVQKRLFTEGADVKAGQVLYQLDASPFEVALASAEASLGKAQATVGTAETNARRNAELVKIDAISRQVYDDSQAVLVQARSDLAVNRAAVENARINLGYTRIKAPISGRTTTSAVTPGALVTANQTTALTTISQIDPLYVDVTQSSTDVLRLKTDLAKGRFQRAGEGQARVALKLEDGSTYAQAGRLQFSGVTVNPATGAVTLRAVFPNPDGLLMPGMYVRAVLETGVNEQALLVPQQGVTRDTAGNASVLLVNAENKVERRKIQVEAAVGNRWQAVGGLAAGDRVVVDGLQRVKVGDTVKPVEVAAKAAAAPAGGASSAAPAASAAAPTASSAAAPAAR